In the genome of Actinomycetota bacterium, the window GGTGACGTAGACCTCGCCGAGGCCACGCAGGCTGTAGGTCAGGCCGGGGACGCCGACCTGCCAGTTGACGAGATCCGCCAGGACGATCACGTCGGCGCGGAGCGTGTCCGCATGTCGATCGAGGAACTGCGCCAGGTGCGGTGAACCGATCTCCTCCTCACCCTCCACGATCACCTTGACGTTGACCGGGAGCCCACCGCGGACCTCCAGCCAGGACCGCACCGCGGCGACGTGAACCATGATCCCGGCCTTGTCGTCGGCGGCGCCCCGGCCGTACAACCGTCCGTCGCGGACGGTTGGTTCGAACGGCGGCGAGTGCCAGCGATCTCCAGTGGCGACCGGCTGCACGTCATGGTGGGCGTACAGCAGCACGGTCGGGGCGTGGTGGCCGGCGCCCAGCCACCCGCCGTACACGGACGGGTGGGTGTCTTCCACCTCGAGCAGGCGCACGCCGTCCAGGCCCGCACCGCGCAGCAGCTGAGCGGTGGCCTGCGCCGACCGACGGACCGGTTCGGGGTCGTGGCCTTCGGCGGAGATGGACGGGATCCGGACGAGGTCACACAGCGCCTCCCGCGTCTGGTCCTCGCGCGTCAGCACCGCCCGGGCCACGTCGTCGAGGAGGTGGGGCCAGGTCCGGTCGGTCACGTTCGCTCCTGCCGTGGGCCGTCCCGACAGTGTGCCGGAGGTGGACGGCTCCCCATGGCGCCGCCACGAGGCGGGCGAGCCGCCGGCCAGGTCGTGTGGCGGCCTGCGGTTGTCCACAGTCGACCACCGGGTTCGCGAGCATTGTGCACGGTTTGTCCCCAGGGCCCTGTGGAAGTTGGGGAAAGCTGGGAGGTCCTGGCTGCCTGCTCGGGGACGAACGGCGACGGTCCGCACACGCTCGAAAGACGCAGCGTCAACGGGCGTTCGCTGGAGGTCCGGTGTCCCGCCCCGTCACGTACCCCACCGGTGGCCCAGCCCTGGCAGCGGCGAGACCGTCACCGTCCTAGGGGCGGCTGCGGACACTGGCCGCTAGTCTCTGCGTCACACCGTCGCCAGCGAGTGGGCGTCGCGCAGCGGAGGCAGCATGGGTCTCGCGTTGGACCGTTGGAACCAGCTGATGAAGGCGTGGCAGGCCCAGGACTTCGACGCGATCAGCGACATGTACGGCCCCGACTCGGTGTACTCCGAGCCCTACAACCCGCCCCACCACGGCAACCTGTTGACGGTGTCGTACCTCAAGGACTTCCTGGGAAGTAAGTCGCAGCTCGAGATCAAGACGAAGCGCGTCCTCGAGGACGAGGCGGAGGCCCGGGTCGCCGCCGAGTGGAGCATCTCCTACACCGCTGCGGGTCGGCGCTGGAATGACCTTCCTCGTGCGTCGTTCATCGACGTCGACGACGACGGCCGGATCACCTACCACCGCGATTACACCTAGGACACCGGCCGTGGCGCCCACCGGTCGCTGCTAGACACCGTGGCGCTGGAGCAGGGCGACCTCCACCCCGATCCGGTGCGCCAGTTCGCCGCCTGGTACGCCACCGCGTCCGTCGCACATCCCGAGGAGGTCGCGGTCGCCACCGCCACGCCAGACGGGCGTCCTTCGGTGAGGATGGCGTTGCTGCGCGGGTACGGCCAGCGCGGGTTCGTCTTCTACACCGACCGCAGCAGCCGCAAGGGCCGAGAGCTGCAGATCAACCCGCGTGCCGCGTTGGCGTTCCACTGGGACGAACGTCAGGTCCGTGTGGAGGGGATCGCCGCGCCGGTGTCCGACGAGGAGTCCGACGCCTACTGGCGCGGCCGCCCGCTCGAGAGCCGCTACAGCGCGCTGGCTTCGCACCAGAGCCAGCCGGTGACCGACCGGACCGAACTCGAGGACGCCGTCGCCCGGCTGCGTGCCAAGTACGGCGACGACCCGCCCCGGCCGCAGCGCTGGGGAGGGGTCCGCATCACCGCCGACGCGTACGAGTTCTGGCAACGCGGACCCAACCGCCTGCACGACCGGTTCCGTTACGAGCAGGCCGTCGGCGGTTGGCGGCTGCAGCGCCTGGCGCCGTGAACCCGGCGACGTCAGGTCGTCTCGCGGTGGGCCAGGTACCAGGCGGTTGCGCCGGCGGCGGCGGCCACGCCGATGCCCACGAGCACGGTCGACGTCGACGGCGGATCCGGCAGGTGGCTGCGCAGCGTCACGGGCGAGTGGAAGTCACGGATCGGCCAGCCCATCGCCCGGGCCGCGGCGCGTAGTTCCCGGTCCGGGTTGACCGCGACCGGGTTGCCGACGGCGGACAGCATCGCCAGATCCGTGATCGAGTCGCTGTAGGCGTGGCAGCGGTCCAGGTCGTAGCCGCGCGCCTCCGCGATCTGGCGCAGCGCCGTCGCCTTGTGCTGCCCGTAGGCGTAGAACTGCAGTGTCCCGTCGAAGCGGCCCTGTTCGTCGACGCGGGATCGGGTCGCGATGATCTCGGGGATGCCGAGGTGGTCGGCGATCGGGCGCACGACCTCCTCACCGGACGACGACACCAGCCACAGGTCGCGTGCGGCCGCGCCGTGCTCGTCGATCAGCTGGAGCGCCTCGCCGTAGACGACGGGGACGATCACCTCCTCCAGCGTCTCACGCACGATCCGCGCGACCCGCTCGGCCTCCCACCCCTTGGTGACCTGCAGGAGCGCGACGCGCATGGACTCCATCTTCTCGTGGTCGGCGCCCTGGAGGGTGTACATGAACTGGGCGTACATGCCCTTCAGCAGGGTGGTGGTGCCCACCAGCCCGTCGCGGTACATCTCGCGTCCGAACGCCAGCGCCGACGAACGCGCCAGGATGGTCTTGTCCAGGTCGAAGAAGGCGGCCTGGGTCGCTCCCGTCGACCGGCGCGCGATCGCCTCGACGACCTCGTCGCTGAGCTGGTCGGGCGTCTCACGGGCCAGTCGCTCGGCGGTCTCCGAGCGGTTCGCGGGTGACTGCGCCAACACCGGTGAGGGTTCCGCGGACCCGTCGGGCCGATCCTGCGTCGGTGGTCGGCCACCAGCGGCGTCCGCAGCGGCGTCAGCAGCGGCGCTGTCGTGGTCCATCCTGCGAGAGTACTCCCCGACACGGTCGGCGCGGGCCGGCGGGCTCCCTGCCGGTGTCGCAGCCTTCCAAGGTGCGGCGGCGCTGACGGTCCGGCGGCGAGCGCCCGCCGCTGTCCACAGTCGCGCGCCGACGGTCGCCCAAACCGTCGGTGCGGTGGCGTAGTGTCCGCGGCGGGCAGGGGGACGCGAGGAGCGACCCTTTGCCCCGCGCACCTTTGCCCAGTGCACCTTTGCCCAGTGCACCTCTGCCCAGTGCACCTCTGTCCGCCCCACTCCCCGTCCGGTTGGAGCTCGCCGGCGTCCACGCCGACGGGATCCGCCGATGGGTCGAGAGCGTGGTGGGGTGGCAGCCGGTCGACACAGCCGGCGGCCCTCTCGCTCCGGCGGTGGTCGTCCTCACCGACGTCGCCGCCGCCTGGCAGGACGGCAGCCTCGACGCGTCGGTGGCCACCGACGGACCCCCGCGGATCCTGCTGGTCGCCGCCGAGGATCCGGCCGTCCGCGCTGCGGCGGCCGGGACCCACGCCGCCGTCGCGGTCACCTGGCCCGACGACCGCGAACGGATCGTGGAGGTGGCGGCCGCGCTCGCCGGGCATCGCACCACCCGCTCCACCCGCGACCTCAGCATCGGCGGGGCGTGCGGCGGTGTGGGAACAACGACCGTCACCGTGGCGCTGGCGGCTCTGGCGGCCTGGAGTGGGCGCCCCGCTCTGGTCTTGACGCACGGCGCCGTCCCCGTTCCGCTTCCGCCGCCGAGTCCGGGCGTCGGAGACCTCCAGGATCTCCCGGTGTGGCAGGCCGCGACCGCGGTGCCCGGCGTGGCGGGCCTGAAGGCCCTGCGGCTGCCAGCACCTGCCCCCGGCGTCGACCTGGACGCGGGTCCCGCCGCGCTCGTCGTTCGCGACCGCGGCGCGGACGAGGACGTCGATGTGCTGGTGGCCCGCCGCGACCGTCCGGGGCTGGCGGCGCTCGCCCGTGCCTCCGCCGCCGTGGCGGTGGTGGCCGACACCGGCCCCGCCGGCGAGCGTGCTCTGCGTGCTGCGGCGGCGGGCCGTCGTGTCGTGCGGGTCGCGTGGGATCCGCGGGTGGCCCGCGCGGCGCTGGGCGGTCGCGTCCCGGCGGGGCTGCCGGGGGCGTGGCTGCGGGCGCTGGCGCCGGTGCTGTCGGGCGGTGCCCGGTGAACCCGACCGCGACGGTGGTGTCCCGCTCCGGTGTGGACGCGGCGCTCCGCGCCGCGGTGGCCGCCCGGATCCTCGACGATCCCGAGGCCGTCGCCGGCGCCACCGACCGCGGTCGGCTGAGGCTGGCGGTGGCGCGCGCTCTGGCCGCCGAGGGCGTCGTGGTCACCCCGATGCGTTGGGCGCAGCTGGTCCGCGACCTCGTCGACGAGCTCGGCGGGTTGGGTCCGCTCGAGGCGCTGCTACGCGATCCCGACGTGACCGACGTGATGGTCAACGCCCCCGACGAGGTCTACGTCGACAGGGCCGGCCGCCTCGAGCGGGTCGAGACCGGGTTCTCCGACGACGCCCACGTCACCGCCGTCCTGGGTCGGGTCCTGGGCCCGCTCGGTGTGCGCCTCGACCGTGCCCACCCCTGGGCCGACGCGGTGCTGCCCGGCGGCGTCCGGCTGCACGCGCTGCTCCCGCCGCTCGCCGCCCATCCCACCATCACGCTGCGACGGGTCCCTCCGGTCGTGCCGGCCTGGGACGAGTTCGTCGCGACCGGGGCGGTCCCGGCCCCGGCCGCGGCGCTGCTGCGCGAGGCCGTCGCCAACCACCGCAACCTGGTCGTGTGCGGTAAAGCCGGCGTGGGCAAGACCACGCTGCTCAGTCGGCTCCTCGGCGAGGTCGGCGACGACCGCGTCGTGGTGATCGAGGATGCGCCCGAGCTGGCCGCTCCGGTTGCGCACCTGCTCGCGCTGCGGGTCCACCCGCCGACCCCCGACGGGGCGGGCGGTGTCGACGTCGCGACGCTGGTCCGCAACGCCCTGCGCATGCGGCCCGACCGGATCGTGGTCGGTGAGGTGCGCGGTGCCGAGGTCGCCGACGTCCTGCAGGCGATGAACACCGGCCACGCCGGGAGCATGACGACCGTGCACGCCAACGGGGCGGTTGATGCGCTGGTGCGGCTCGAAGGCATGGCTCTGCTGGCGGGCGTGCCGCTGGCTGCGGCCCGCGCACAGCTGGCGACCGCCATCGACCTGGTCGCGTGGCTGGGTCGGGCGCCCGACCGCACCCGCCGCCTGGCGGAGCTGGTCGCGGTCGATGCACACGACGGGGGGCCCAGGCCCCGCACCGTGTGGCGGCGGGAGACCATGCCGTGACCGCCACGCGACCGACGCAGCCGACAACCGTCGAGGCGGCCCCGCAGGCCGGCCGCCTTGACGAGCTGCGCGCGCGGCTGGCGGTCGGCGCTCCCGCGGGCCCGCTGGCGGGCCTGCCCGACCGCGTCGTCCGCGCGGTCACGCTTGCCGCCGCGGTCGGCGCCCCGGCCGTCCCCGCGCTCGATGCGGCACTCGCGGCCGAGGATGACCGCCGCCGCCTCGAGCGGAGCGTGACCGTCGCCACGGCCCAGGCACGCACGGTCGCGGCCGGCCTGGCGCTGCTGCCTCCGCTGGCCATCGCCGGGACCGGCCACCTGCTCGGCGAGCCCCTGTGGCGCTTCTACCTCACCGGTGCCGGCCGGATCGTGGGGCTCGTCGGCGCGACGCTGGCCGCCATCGGGGTCGTCACGGTCCGGGCGCTGGCCCGCCACGCGTCCGGCGCGTGGCGTCAAGACCCCGCCCCGCCGGATGAGGCGGCCGATCTGACCGCCACCGCCCTGACCGGTGGCCTGGCGCCGACGGCGGCGTTGCGCGCAGCCGCTGGGCTGCTCCCCGCGCGGTCCGCCGGGCTTCGTCAGCTCGCGCTCGCGGTGGAGCTCGGGTTGCCCGCCCGCCCCGACACCGACCTCGAACCGATCGCGCGGGCCCTGACCGCCGCGACCGGCTGGGGCGCCCCGGCCGGACCGGCACTGCGCCGCGCCGCCGCTGACCTGCGGGCCGAGGAGCTGACCCGCGCCTTGGCCCGCGCCGAGCGGCTCCCCGCCCTGTTGGCCTTCCCCACCGCCCTGTGCCTGCTCCCGTCTTGCCTGCTGCTGGTCGGCGCCCCGCTGATCGGCGCGGGGCTCGCCGCGGCAGCCGGCACGTGACAAGACAAGGAGAAACCATGCACCACACCGCACACACCGCGACACACCCGGCCTCGCCAGGCACGCACGGGCGGACCGATGTCCGGTTGCTCGCCGAGGACGGCTCGCTGGTCACCGAGTACGGCCTGATCGCCATCGTCGGGGCCACCGTGGCGTCGCTCGTCATCAAGTGGGCGAGCAACGGCGCGATCTGGCAGCTGTTCGACGCGGTGACCAAGAAGGTCCGCGTCCTGCTGGGTGCGTGATACGCCCGGCCGGCCAGGGCGGGTCGGTGAGCCTCGAGCTCGCGCTCACCGTCCCCGCCCTGGCCCTGCTCGTCCTGGTCGTCCTGCACGCCGCCGTCTACGCCCGTGACGCCCTGCTGGTGCAGGCAGCGGCGCAGCGGGGCGCCCGGGTGGCAGCCACCACGAGCGACGACACGGCCGTGGTCGCCGCCGTGCGCGACGCCCTCGACGGGCGCGACGCCGCTGTGACCGTCACCGCGCGGGGCCGCGTCGGCCAACCCATCCGGGTGCGGGTGACGATGCGCTCCCGAGCCGGCCAGGGCCGGCTGGACCTGACCGCCGTCGGCGTCACGGCGGTCGAACCCGGTGCGCTGCCGTGATCGGCGACCGCCGCATGGTCGGGCGCCGACGACGCCGCACCCTCGACGGCGCGCCCGATCACCCACGCCGCGAGGACGGCAGCGCCGCGATGCTCGGGTGGAGCGCCATCGCGGTCACCGTGGTGGCGCTCGTCATCGCCGTGGATCTCGCCGCCTACCTCGTCGCGGCCCAGCGCGCCCAAGGCGCTGCCGACGCCGCGGCCCTGGCCGCGGTCGCTGCCAGCCACCCCCGGGGAGGCGCCCCGGGACCGCCCGAGCACGCCGCCCGGTCTGTGACACACGCTGCGGGCGCCGTGTTGCAAAACTGCCGCTGCCCGCCCGGCGCCCGCCAGGTCACCGTCACGGTCGAGGTCCGCGTCCGGGCCGTGGCCGTGACGCGCCTGGCGGGTCGGAAGGTCCGGGCGACCGCTCAGGCTAGGCTGGTCCGCGACCGAAACCCTTCTCGAGGTCGCTCGTTGGTACGGCCGTGACCGGCCCGCAACACTCCCGGGGTCCCGCGTCGCGGCAAGCGACCGGCCGGTGGATCGTGAGGAGCGACCGACATGGATGAGCGACGCGACGAGCCCGAGCAGTGGGGTTCGGGGTGGGGCGGCTTCACGATGCCCGACCCGGTGCAGGAGCAACCCACCAAGACGACGTCCTCGGGGTTCCTGCTCGACTCGCTGCGCACCCGGCCGGCCGGTCGCCGCATCCTGTCGGGGCTGATCGCGTTGCTGTTCCTCTCCGGCGCGGGGATGTTCACGTACCCGTTCTTCACCGACGTCTACACCAGCCAGGTCATCCAGCAGCGTCTCGAGGACGACTACGTCAACGTCAAGGTCAAGACCTTCGACGAGTGGCAGGCGACCGTCCAGGACGGGCGGGCGCTGACCAAGATCGTCATGCCCGCGCTGGGCGTGGAGACGCTCGTGGTCGAGGGGATCTCGCCGACGGCGCTGCGTGCGGGGGCCGGCCACTACCCCAAGACGCCGCTGCCCGGCCAGGACGGCAACGTCGCGATCGCCGGTCACCGCACCACGTACGGCAAGCCGTTCAACGCCGTCGACAAGCTGAAGGAGGGCGACAAGATCCTCCTGCTCACGCCGGTCGGTGAGTTCACGTACGCGGTGTCGCCCCCGCCTCCCGGATGGAACGCCAACCCCTACATCACCGGCCCGAGCGACTGGTCGGTGATCGAGCCCACCGCCGAACCCACCCTCACGCTCACGACCTGCCACCCCAAGGGATCGGCGGCCAAGCGGCTGGTGGTGCGCGCAACCCTCGTCTCGTCCGACCCGCCCGGAACCTACGCCGCATCGAAGCAGAAGGCCTGACGCAGGCGTCAGCGGTCGTCACCCACCCTGCCTAATCTGCGGCGGGTGCGCACGGTCGCCGTCCTGTTGCTCGCTTCGGCTTTGGTGGCGTGCACCGGCGGGCCGCCCGAGCACGTCCGTATCGGTGTGGTGGCCCCGTTGGGTGGGCCCCGCGCGTACCTGGGGCACGAGGTCCGCGCCGGCGCGGAACAGGCGATCGGCGACCTCAACGACAGCGGTGGACTCCTGGGGGCCCCGGTCGAGCTGATCACCGTCGACGACAGCGACCTGGTCGCCCTCCCCGGGCAGCTGGCCGCCCTCGCCGAGCGCGAGCGGGTGTCGGCCGTGATCGGGCCGGAGGTCCCCGGCGTCCTCCTCGGCCCGCGTAACCCCCTGGCCCGCCGCTCGGTCCCGGCGCTGCTGGTCACCGCGTTCGGCGGGGACCTTGCGCAGGCCGACACCACCGTCGTCCGCACGGTGCCCAGCGCCCACGCCCAGACCGCCGCGCTCGGTCGGTGGCTGACCGACGTGCGCCGCGTGCACGACGTCGCGATCCTGATCGCCGACCCGGTGGAGGGCACCCTGGTCCGCGAGGCGGTCGTCGCAGGTCTGGACGGCGTCGGCGCCCGGGTGGCGGCGGTCGATGAGGTCGCTGCGGACAGCCCGGACCTGGGACCCGCCGTGGCGAGGTTGCGCCGTCGCGCCCCGGATGCCAGGGCGGTCCTGCTGTGGGCACCGCCGCCCGCAGCTGCCCGGGCGACTCGGGCGATCCGCGATCAGGGCTGGGACGTCCAGCTGGCGGTCCCGATCAGTGCCTTCGTCGGCGAGTACCGCACGCTCGCGGGGGAGGCGAGCGAGGGCGTGGTTCTCCCACTGCCCTTCCGCGAGGACTGGTTCGGGCCGCGCCTGCAGGAGTGGTTGCTGCGCTGGCACCGCGACCGCGGGATCAGCGCGCTGCCGCAGCTGCAGACGCTCGTGCTCGACCTCCCGGTCGCTGCAATGGCTGCCTACGACGCGGTCGGCCTGGTCGCCGCCGCCGTCCGCGACGCGGGAAGCCGCGAACCGGCCGCCGTCGCCGACGCTCTTGGACAGGTCCGGCACGACGGGCTGCTGCACGACTACCGCATCGGCGGAGGCCGCGAGGCGTGGGACGCGTCGCAGCTGTACGTCGCCCGGTTCCACCACCTGGCGGTCGTCTACGACGTCGATCCCCGTTTCGACGCTGCCCAGCAGCGACGCTTCTACGAGCTGCAGGTCCGTCTGGGTTTCCTCCCGGACGAGGCGCGCGATGGTCCGACCGCCGGGTTGATCGAGGAGCTGCTGGCCGAGCGCCGTGCCACGGCGCCCGCCTACCAACCGCCCCTGCCACCGCCGGGGCCGGTCGGACGTCCGTGACCGTCGCCCTGCTGGCTGCACTGGCGCTCGGAGCCGCCTACGGGCTGGTGGGCGTGGCCGTCGCAGCGGTGGCCCTGGCGTCCCGGACCCTGCACCTGGCCGTGGGGGCGGTCCTGGTGGCCGGCGTGCTGATCTACGTCCACCTCACCGCGGTCGGCGCTGCCCCGCTGCTGGCCGCCGGGATCGCGGTGGCGGCCGGCGCGACGGTCTCCGCGCTCCTCGAGCCGCTCGTCCTGCGTCCTCTGGGGCAGTCGCGTCGCGACGAGGCCCGCGGCGACGATGTCGCGCTGCGCTGGCTGGTGGCCTTGGCGGTCGTGGCGGCCGTGCTCGACGCGGTCACGGCCCGCACGCTGGGCACCCGCCATTTCCGGCCACGTCCCTTGGTCGGCGCGCTCGGTGATGCGGCGGCCGGGCCCGGCGCGTTGCTCGTTCCCGCCGCCGCCGGTCTCGTGCTCGCCGTCGGCCTGGCGGCGGTTCTGCGCGGCACCCGCTTCGGGCGGCGCGTGCCGCTGGTGGGGGCGGCGCCACTCGCGGCCGCGCTCGGCGGGATCTCGCCCCGCCGGGTCCGCGCCGGCGCGCTGGCGTTGACCGGCGCCGCCGCGGTCGTCGCCGGGCTGCTGCTCGCGCCGGTCACCGCGGTGGGGACCGCCCAGACCGGCGGGCTGACGGTGCGGGGCGTCGCGGCGGCTGCCGTCCTGGGCATCGCCGGGCCGGCCCGAGCCGTGGCCGGCGGGCTGCTGCTGGGCGCCGCCGAATCGGCCGGCCAGTCGTTGTGGCCGGCAGCCGGCGGCACGGTCGCGGTTGCGGCGGTGATCGTCGCGGTCCTGGTCGGACCGGCCCGGAGGGTGACGCGGCGAGGGGACCGACCGTGGTGAGGATCGGTGCTGGCGTGCTCGGGGCGGCGCTCGCCGCCGTGGTTGTGGCGGTGGCCGCACCGGTGGGGCTGGTCAGTGCCAGCCTGCGGGTGGCGGTGGCGGCGGTGCTGGCCAGCGGAGCGTGGCTGAGCCTGCGGCGCACCGGCCTTGTGGACCTGGGTACGGCCGGAGCGGCCGCGGCCGGTGCGTACGCGACGGTCGCCACGGCGCTGGCCGGCCTGCCAACCGCGCTGGGTCTGCCCGCGGGGGCGGTGGCCGGTGCCGCGGTCGGGGCGGCCGTGGGCGCGACCGGCGGCCGGGTGGGACGGACGCTGACGGCGCTGACGTCCCTGGCGGTCGGCCTGGCGGTGGTTGCGGTGCTCGGTGCGGTCCCTGTGTGGGGTGGCGCCGCCGGATTCCACGCCGTCCCGTTGCTGACACCGTCCGAACGCGGCGACCTGGTGGTGCTGCTGCTCATCGCCGTGGCTGCGGTGATGGCGGTCACCCGGGTCGCGCGGTCTCACGTGGGCGCTGCCGGGTCGGTCGCGGCCCGGGCGCCACACGTGGCCGCCACCCTGGGCCGCTGGCCTGTCGTCGACGCCGCCGTGGCGGGTGCAGCAGCCGGGGCCGTGCTGGGCGTGGGGGGAGCGGCGGGCGCAGCGGCCACCGGCTCGGTGGTGCCGGGCGGGTACGGGCTGTCGCTCGCCGCCGCGCTGGCTCTCGCGGCGCTCGTCGGCGGGGAACGGCCGCTGGCGGGGACGGTGGGTGCGGCGGTGGTCTTCGCTCCCGCCGTGCTGTGGCCGACCGTCGCGGTCGTGTCTGAGGCGCCGCTGCTGGTCACGGGCGTGGCCGGGATGGCCCTGCTCGCCTGGCGCCCTGGTGGGCTGCTGACCGGCGGCACCGGTGACGAGCCCGTGCCGGAGGGACCGTCGGACGTTCCGCCGCGACCACGGTCGTCGCCGCTGCCGCTCACCGTTTGCGACGCCCCCGTGCCCGGCGGTCGGGTCGTCTCCTTCGAGGTTCAGGCGGGGCAGATCGTCGCTCTCGCCGGCCGCAACGGGTCCGGCAAGTCCACGCTGCTGGCCCGGATCGGGGGACAACTTCCCCACCACGGCAGCGTCCGCCTGGCCGGGGTCGCCCCGGCGCGCAGCGTCACCGGCCGTGCCCGCCGTGGCGTGGCGCGGACCTGGCAACACCCGCCCCGACTGCCACAACACGACGCGCTCACGGTCGTCGGCGGGGCCGACGCCGCGGCTGCGCGGTGGGCCCGCGCCGTCCTCGGCGACAGTGCCGACACGCCCGCCGGCGCCGACCTCGTCCGCCTCGCCGCCGCCCGCCCCAGCCTCGCGCTGGTCGACGAGCCCGCCGCCCACGTGCCCTCCCAGCGGGTCGCGACGCTGCTGCGTGGGCTCGCCGACGGCGGGGCGGCGGTCGTCGTCGCCGAACACCGCCCGGAGGTCCTGGCCGCCGCCGACCGCACCGTCCATCTCGGCGAGGACCCGATCCGGTGATCCTGTCGGCGACCCTGACCCTGGCAACGGGACCGATCCACCTGGAGGTGGCAGCCGGCGACGCTGCCGTCCTCGACGGCCCGTCGGCCGGGGCGGCGGTCGCTGCGCTGGCAGGCACCGACGGTCGCCGCGACCACCGCATCCACCTGGGAGGCCGCGACCTGGGTCGGCTGCCGACGCACGTGCGGGTCCGCCGCGGCCTGGGTCTGGTCATCGACGCGGCCGTGGCTGGCGATGTCAGCGTCCGCGACCACCTGGCAGCGGTCGTGGGCGGTCGGAGGGCCGACGCCCTCCTGGACTCGGCACCGCTCCTGGCCGGGCGAGGCAGCGACCCGGCGGGGGTCTTGTCCGGCGGCGAGCGCCGGATCCTCGCGTGGCTGCGGTGCCTGGCGACCGACCCCGAGGCGGTCGTCCTCGACCGCGCCGGCGCCGGGCTCGACCTGCCCACCAGCGACTGGGCCGCGGGTACCGTTCGTCGCTGGCGGCAGGCCGGCGTGGCGGTCGTCGTCCATCCGGCGACGCCCGGGGAGCGCCGGTGGGTCGAGTCAGCTGGCGCAGACCAGACACGGACGGTCGAGGAACCGTAGGCTTGTGCCGACAACAGTGTGGGCGCGCCGCGCGCGCCCGTGTCACCGTGGCAGGCCAGCGCCGTTGATACGGAACACATCGGGAGGACCGGCTGAAGTGAGACGACTGGCCGCCACCGTCGCGACGGCCCTGATCGTGGTGCTCGCGACCGCGGGGACCGCTGCTGCCACCGTCACCGCCAGCGTCACCTCGCCGGGTGCGAAGATCGAAGGCCCGGCGGCAGTGTCCGTGCGCGTCGACCGCGAACTCACCGACAGCGTCAACCGCGTCGACGTCCGGCTGCGCCGCGGCGGCGATGCGGTGTGGGACGCGTCCCTGACCTGTGGGAACTGCGGCACCGCATGGACGACGTCCGACTGGGGCGGGAAGACGCTCAACCCGGGCGGTCTCCCCAACGGGACCTACCAACTCCACCCGGTCATCGATGGCAAAGAGTTCGGCGGCCGCGACGTGTGGATCTCGGTGGCGCCGTCGCGGGTGAGCAACCTCAAGACCTCCGTGTCCGGCCAGGATGTCACCGTCACGTGGACCCGCGCCCCCGAACCGGACATCTCCGGGTACCGCGTTCAGCGCCGCATCAAGGATGGGGCGTGGCAGCAGATCGCCAGCATCGGTCCGGGAGCGGACCGGTACGCCGAGAGGCTGAGCCCCGGCAAGTACGAGTACCGGATCGTGACGGTCCGCCCCGACGGCAAGGGAGGCCACATCACGGTCACGAGCTCGGCCGTGGCCGCCGCGGTCTCGCCGCCACCCGCGCCAACGCAGCCCAGCGAGACGTCCGGGTCCGGCGGCGGCTCGACCGAGTCGACCGGCGGGTCGACCGGCGGGTCGACCGGCGGGAGCGACGACGGGTCCACAACCGCGACCGGCGGGACGACCGTGCAGCCGGGAGGCGGGGCCGCGACCGGGGACCCTGCCTCCGCCGAGGGTGAGGGCACC includes:
- a CDS encoding nuclear transport factor 2 family protein — its product is MGLALDRWNQLMKAWQAQDFDAISDMYGPDSVYSEPYNPPHHGNLLTVSYLKDFLGSKSQLEIKTKRVLEDEAEARVAAEWSISYTAAGRRWNDLPRASFIDVDDDGRITYHRDYT
- a CDS encoding HAD-IB family hydrolase, translating into MDHDSAAADAAADAAGGRPPTQDRPDGSAEPSPVLAQSPANRSETAERLARETPDQLSDEVVEAIARRSTGATQAAFFDLDKTILARSSALAFGREMYRDGLVGTTTLLKGMYAQFMYTLQGADHEKMESMRVALLQVTKGWEAERVARIVRETLEEVIVPVVYGEALQLIDEHGAAARDLWLVSSSGEEVVRPIADHLGIPEIIATRSRVDEQGRFDGTLQFYAYGQHKATALRQIAEARGYDLDRCHAYSDSITDLAMLSAVGNPVAVNPDRELRAAARAMGWPIRDFHSPVTLRSHLPDPPSTSTVLVGIGVAAAAGATAWYLAHRETT
- the tadA gene encoding Flp pilus assembly complex ATPase component TadA produces the protein MNPTATVVSRSGVDAALRAAVAARILDDPEAVAGATDRGRLRLAVARALAAEGVVVTPMRWAQLVRDLVDELGGLGPLEALLRDPDVTDVMVNAPDEVYVDRAGRLERVETGFSDDAHVTAVLGRVLGPLGVRLDRAHPWADAVLPGGVRLHALLPPLAAHPTITLRRVPPVVPAWDEFVATGAVPAPAAALLREAVANHRNLVVCGKAGVGKTTLLSRLLGEVGDDRVVVIEDAPELAAPVAHLLALRVHPPTPDGAGGVDVATLVRNALRMRPDRIVVGEVRGAEVADVLQAMNTGHAGSMTTVHANGAVDALVRLEGMALLAGVPLAAARAQLATAIDLVAWLGRAPDRTRRLAELVAVDAHDGGPRPRTVWRRETMP
- a CDS encoding ATP-binding cassette domain-containing protein, producing the protein MRIGAGVLGAALAAVVVAVAAPVGLVSASLRVAVAAVLASGAWLSLRRTGLVDLGTAGAAAAGAYATVATALAGLPTALGLPAGAVAGAAVGAAVGATGGRVGRTLTALTSLAVGLAVVAVLGAVPVWGGAAGFHAVPLLTPSERGDLVVLLLIAVAAVMAVTRVARSHVGAAGSVAARAPHVAATLGRWPVVDAAVAGAAAGAVLGVGGAAGAAATGSVVPGGYGLSLAAALALAALVGGERPLAGTVGAAVVFAPAVLWPTVAVVSEAPLLVTGVAGMALLAWRPGGLLTGGTGDEPVPEGPSDVPPRPRSSPLPLTVCDAPVPGGRVVSFEVQAGQIVALAGRNGSGKSTLLARIGGQLPHHGSVRLAGVAPARSVTGRARRGVARTWQHPPRLPQHDALTVVGGADAAAARWARAVLGDSADTPAGADLVRLAAARPSLALVDEPAAHVPSQRVATLLRGLADGGAAVVVAEHRPEVLAAADRTVHLGEDPIR
- a CDS encoding ABC transporter substrate-binding protein; translation: MRTVAVLLLASALVACTGGPPEHVRIGVVAPLGGPRAYLGHEVRAGAEQAIGDLNDSGGLLGAPVELITVDDSDLVALPGQLAALAERERVSAVIGPEVPGVLLGPRNPLARRSVPALLVTAFGGDLAQADTTVVRTVPSAHAQTAALGRWLTDVRRVHDVAILIADPVEGTLVREAVVAGLDGVGARVAAVDEVAADSPDLGPAVARLRRRAPDARAVLLWAPPPAAARATRAIRDQGWDVQLAVPISAFVGEYRTLAGEASEGVVLPLPFREDWFGPRLQEWLLRWHRDRGISALPQLQTLVLDLPVAAMAAYDAVGLVAAAVRDAGSREPAAVADALGQVRHDGLLHDYRIGGGREAWDASQLYVARFHHLAVVYDVDPRFDAAQQRRFYELQVRLGFLPDEARDGPTAGLIEELLAERRATAPAYQPPLPPPGPVGRP
- a CDS encoding class E sortase produces the protein MDERRDEPEQWGSGWGGFTMPDPVQEQPTKTTSSGFLLDSLRTRPAGRRILSGLIALLFLSGAGMFTYPFFTDVYTSQVIQQRLEDDYVNVKVKTFDEWQATVQDGRALTKIVMPALGVETLVVEGISPTALRAGAGHYPKTPLPGQDGNVAIAGHRTTYGKPFNAVDKLKEGDKILLLTPVGEFTYAVSPPPPGWNANPYITGPSDWSVIEPTAEPTLTLTTCHPKGSAAKRLVVRATLVSSDPPGTYAASKQKA
- the pdxH gene encoding pyridoxamine 5'-phosphate oxidase encodes the protein MLDTVALEQGDLHPDPVRQFAAWYATASVAHPEEVAVATATPDGRPSVRMALLRGYGQRGFVFYTDRSSRKGRELQINPRAALAFHWDERQVRVEGIAAPVSDEESDAYWRGRPLESRYSALASHQSQPVTDRTELEDAVARLRAKYGDDPPRPQRWGGVRITADAYEFWQRGPNRLHDRFRYEQAVGGWRLQRLAP